The Glycine soja cultivar W05 chromosome 6, ASM419377v2, whole genome shotgun sequence genome has a window encoding:
- the LOC114414064 gene encoding uncharacterized protein LOC114414064, translated as MEPPMLGGEEECHSNESGWTMYIGSPRDEDAQHCDDDDHHHHSFLEEDYDYESAAAAAQHCDVESDDSMASDASSGPSKSKEQVNKKDNKYYCSEKKVEKKNEIMAFNSKEKAPAAVHQNDSKVKVNKNYMVGTRKS; from the coding sequence ATGGAGCCACCTATGTTGGGGGGTGAAGAGGAATGTCACAGCAATGAATCTGGATGGACCATGTACATAGGGTCCCCCAGAGACGAGGATGCACAACattgtgatgatgatgatcatcatcatcatagcTTCCTAGAAGaagattatgattatgaatcagcagcagcagcagcacaaCATTGtgatgttgaaagtgacgatTCCATGGCTTCTGATGCATCTTCTGGCCCGAGTAAATCAAAGGAGCAAGTGAATAAGAAGGACAACAAGTATTATTGCTCAGAAAAAAAggtggaaaagaaaaatgagatcatGGCTTTCAATAGCAAAGAAAAGGCTCCTGCAGCAGTTCATCAGAACGATAGCAAAGTCAAggtgaataaaaattatatggtgGGAACAAGGAAATCATAG